TCACGTGGAGGCCCGCCCCCGGCGTCTTACTACTCTTCGCTGTTAGAGACCGCAAGAGTTCTCCGCGTCCAGTGTGGACGCTTGTCAGCGGCGGCGCGGCGACTGGCACCGACACGTGGGGAGTTGGCAAGGAATTTTGGGACAGATTTTTACCAACTACGCACCATCGTGTTCGGTGACATTTtagtctaaatatgattttgtcgCTCAACAACAATAGAAAATACAATTTCTGGAAGAAGTTGAAAAAcaaatcccaaaaaaaaaaaaaatcttaaattggGAGTTCAAATTGGTCATCGGGTTCCCAGTTGCGATCTGGTGTGGATAAGGTTGAGGTAGCTGAGGTAGATTGTCCTTGTGGTTGCCCGTGGTTGGAGAGGAACAATTTATTGTACCATTGATGGAGATCTTATCGAATCAAGTGTATGGTTCAACATCTCATAAACCGCCCTATTAAATAATTGAATGAACATAATTAGTATAAACATGGCAACGTACCACGACCCTAATTAGCGAGAAAATTTATTTTGCCCttgtttttaataatattttatctaatacatttattttataaaattagaataaattatttttaacattattccttttgtgtgaataatactttcaaaaaaaatagatttatatttatttttatttttacaaatgaataaaatataaaacataGATTTTAAAAGAtaagataaaatataatattttaaaatatggaggctaaaataaaattttgtcaaATTTTAAAAGCAACGAAATCGTACCGGCTGCTTCCTGTGAATCCCCTTGCAGCGCCCAAAGAAGACCCACATCCAGCTTTTCTCCATTTCTATTTTTTCCTCTCTCCCCTATCCAGTCAGTCTCCTTCTCAGTTTCCAATTTCATACGGTTCCCGTCTCCTCCTGTGATTCTCGTCGTCTTCATCTCAAAAGCACAAGAAAGGAGCGGATCCCTGTGGCTTATAGTCACCTGCCGGTGTTCTGATCCCTATAAAACCAAGTTTACGCACACCCAATGCAAACCTCCTCCTCTGttctccttccttccttttcttcCTACTCTGCGACTCCCACCGCCGGCCGAGGCCCGAAAGCTGAAACTAACCTTACGAGCTTTGGCACGAACTCCTAGTTCCTGGGGGATCGATGCAATCCTTTTCCTCAGCCAACCTCCTTGAGCTGGCCGCCGGCGAGGACGCCGACTTTGTCGCCTCCCCGCGTCGCTTTCCGCTCCTGCCCCGCCTCATGGATGACGCCGCAGCTACCGGCGAGGACAACGCTCCAGGCTCCCCGGCGCAGCGGGAGCGGCGGATCGTTGTCACCCACCGCCTTCCCCTCCGTACGGTTCCCGATCCCTCTGCGCCGGCTGGCCTAGCCTTCTCTTGGGATCCCGATGCGCTCGCGCTTCAGCTCCGCGCCGGATTCCCGTCCTCTTCCGAGGTCATTCATGTCGGCACCGTTGCTGTTCCCATCGACCAAGCCCACCATGCGTCCATCTCCCGTATTCTATACGAACGTTTCAGGTGCCTCCCTGTTTTCATTCCCGCCGATCTCCACCATCGCTTCTACCATGATTTCTGCAAGCATTATCTCTGGCCCCTCCTCCACTACCTCCTGCCTTTCTCACCGTCGTCTTTAGGCGGTCTGCCCTTCGATCGTTCCCTTTGGCTCTCCTACCTCTCCGCCAACAAGCTTTTTGCCGACCGCGTCATCGAGCTTCTAAACCCAGATGATAGTCTTGTGTGGATCCACGACTACCATTTACTTGCTCTTCCGACCTTCCTTCGAAGGCGCTCCCCTCGTGTAAAGTTGGGATTTTTCCTCCATGCGCCCTTCCCTTCGTCCGAGATATTCCGTACCATTCCCGTTCGCAACGAGCTGCTTCGCGCCCTCCTGAATGCTGATCTCGTTGGTTTCCAGACCTTCGACTATGCTCGCCACTTCCTCACCTCTTGCTCCCGGTTACTTGGCCTGGATTATCAGTCCAAGAGAGGGTATATTGGCATTGAGTACTATGGAAGGACGGTCACAGTCAAAATCCTCCCGGTCGGGATTGACATGGGGCAGCTCGAATTGGTGATATCTTCTAAAGATACCATTGCCAAAGTCCACGAGCTCACAGCAATGTATAAGGATAAGATCTTGATGTTGGGAATCGACGATGTCGATCTCTTCAAAGGCATTGGAATGAAGTTGCTCGCAGTGGAGCAATTGTTGGAGGAGCATCCGCAGTTAAGAGGGCGTGCAGTGTTGGTCCAGATCACTAACCCCCCAAGGAGTGAAGGAAAGGACGTGCAGAAGGTTCAGGATGAAATAGGGTCAATCTCACGGAGAATCAACGAACGTTTTGGAAGACCTGGATACGAGCCCATTGTATTGATCAGTCGCACTGTACCAACCTACGAAAAGGCTGCCTTTTATGCAGTAGCTGAATGTTGTTTGGTGAATCCAGTGAGAGACGGAATGAATTTAGTTCCATACAAATACACAGTCTACAGACAGCTGAGTCCAGCGTTAGCAGATGCTCCAAAGAAAAGTATGATCATTGTTTCGGAGTTCATTGGGTGCTCACCATCTCTGAGCGGTGCTATTCGAGTTAATCCATGGAATGTGCATGCAGTGGCGGAGTCGATAAACTTGGCCATAACAATGCCAGACACTGAGAAGCAACTGCGTCACGAGAAGCATTACAAGTATGTTAGCTCTCATGACATTCCTTACTGGGCAAGGTCGTTTGATCAGGACTTGCAGCGTGCTTGTAGAGAGCATTTCCATAGGAGGTGTTGGGGGATTGGGTTTGGGATGAATTTTCGGGTTGTTGCTCTTAGCCCTAACTTTAGGAAACTATCTGTTGAGCATATCGTTGCCTCGTATCAAAGGACAAACAGTAGACTCATCTTGCTCGATTATGATGGGACAATGATACCGCAGTCGTCCATTGATAAAAAGCCAAGCTCTGAAGTTATCTCAGTAATAAATGGATTGTGCGATGACCCGAAGAATGTTGTTTTCTTGGTTAGTGGTAGAGGGAAAGATGAGTTGAGCAAATGGTTTGCCCCCTGTGAGAAGTTGGGAATCTCTGCAGAGCATGGATATTTCACTAGGTAATTATTTTTCATTGGAATTGCAAATTATTGTTTCTCTGAATTTGATTCTTTATTGTTATTTTCATGACATATCTGGTAAGGTCCAACGGATGTACATAGGACCTCGAAGCATTGATAATTACTTGTCCATGCTTACTTGTTGATATCCAAAATCCGTACTTTCTGATAATGATGGGCATGATTATG
This genomic stretch from Zingiber officinale cultivar Zhangliang chromosome 7A, Zo_v1.1, whole genome shotgun sequence harbors:
- the LOC122000831 gene encoding probable alpha,alpha-trehalose-phosphate synthase [UDP-forming] 9, which gives rise to MQSFSSANLLELAAGEDADFVASPRRFPLLPRLMDDAAATGEDNAPGSPAQRERRIVVTHRLPLRTVPDPSAPAGLAFSWDPDALALQLRAGFPSSSEVIHVGTVAVPIDQAHHASISRILYERFRCLPVFIPADLHHRFYHDFCKHYLWPLLHYLLPFSPSSLGGLPFDRSLWLSYLSANKLFADRVIELLNPDDSLVWIHDYHLLALPTFLRRRSPRVKLGFFLHAPFPSSEIFRTIPVRNELLRALLNADLVGFQTFDYARHFLTSCSRLLGLDYQSKRGYIGIEYYGRTVTVKILPVGIDMGQLELVISSKDTIAKVHELTAMYKDKILMLGIDDVDLFKGIGMKLLAVEQLLEEHPQLRGRAVLVQITNPPRSEGKDVQKVQDEIGSISRRINERFGRPGYEPIVLISRTVPTYEKAAFYAVAECCLVNPVRDGMNLVPYKYTVYRQLSPALADAPKKSMIIVSEFIGCSPSLSGAIRVNPWNVHAVAESINLAITMPDTEKQLRHEKHYKYVSSHDIPYWARSFDQDLQRACREHFHRRCWGIGFGMNFRVVALSPNFRKLSVEHIVASYQRTNSRLILLDYDGTMIPQSSIDKKPSSEVISVINGLCDDPKNVVFLVSGRGKDELSKWFAPCEKLGISAEHGYFTRWKRHSPWESCTLASDFNWKKIAEPVMTLYTEATDGSAIEHKESGLVWHHQEADPDFGSCQAKELLDHLENVLANEPVVVRRGQHIVEVNPQGTGKGMVVENLMTASSSTGKAPEFLLCIGDDRSDEDMFESISRYTSDPLAPAIGEVFACTVGQKPSKAKYYLDDTAEVINLLEGLADSSCVKPPSSAELQVSFEGSLYVVY